In one Massilia endophytica genomic region, the following are encoded:
- the ldcA gene encoding muramoyltetrapeptide carboxypeptidase — protein sequence MSKPVGIAIAGLGGYALYEDALERGMARLEAQGHIVHNYYDPAQKHQRFAGTDANRLAQLNAAAADPDVQVVIALRGSYGVSRLLPFIDYRKMADSGKLFVGYSDFTAFQTALYRETGRISFSGPMMCDDFIRDDPVDYTLDQFWSCLRGPVHHVRGMGEGNPLVDIEGPIWGGNLAMLAHVAGTPYLQPLERGILFLEDIAEHPYRVERMILQLLYAGVLEGQQAIVLGDFSGYKLAPADNGYNFDTMVAFLRERLPMPVLTGLPFGHIKSRCTIPFGAAAHLRSDPAGFDLTLSGYPTL from the coding sequence TTGAGCAAACCTGTAGGCATCGCCATCGCCGGCCTTGGCGGCTACGCACTGTACGAAGACGCGCTGGAGCGCGGCATGGCCAGGCTCGAAGCGCAGGGCCACATCGTCCATAACTATTACGATCCGGCGCAGAAGCACCAGCGCTTCGCTGGTACGGACGCCAACCGCCTCGCCCAGCTGAACGCGGCCGCCGCCGATCCGGACGTGCAGGTGGTGATTGCGCTACGCGGGTCCTATGGTGTGAGCCGCCTCCTGCCTTTCATCGATTACCGCAAGATGGCCGACAGCGGGAAGCTCTTCGTCGGCTACAGCGATTTCACCGCCTTCCAGACCGCGCTCTACAGGGAAACGGGGCGCATCAGCTTCTCCGGGCCCATGATGTGCGACGATTTTATCCGCGATGATCCCGTCGATTACACGCTGGACCAGTTCTGGAGCTGCCTGCGCGGGCCCGTGCATCATGTGCGGGGAATGGGGGAGGGCAATCCCCTGGTCGATATCGAGGGGCCGATCTGGGGCGGCAACCTGGCCATGCTGGCGCATGTGGCGGGCACGCCTTATCTGCAGCCGCTGGAACGGGGCATTCTCTTCCTCGAGGATATTGCCGAGCATCCTTACCGCGTCGAGCGCATGATCCTGCAGCTCCTGTACGCGGGCGTGCTCGAGGGCCAGCAGGCCATCGTTCTCGGCGACTTCTCCGGGTACAAGCTGGCGCCTGCCGACAACGGCTACAATTTCGATACCATGGTCGCCTTCCTGCGCGAGCGCCTGCCAATGCCGGTGCTGACCGGCCTTCCATTTGGCCACATCAAGTCACGCTGCACCATTCCGTTCGGCGCCGCCGCCCATCTGCGCAGCGATCCCGCCGGTTTCGACCTCACTCTTAGCGGCTATCCCACGCTTTAG
- the nadC gene encoding carboxylating nicotinate-nucleotide diphosphorylase, translated as MSTLINPFAPFDEALVRAYEQNLLSALLEDVGTGDLTGQLVPDGARSVARVIVREEAVLCGAPWFEGIMHAVDQAIGIEWHYAEGDVMKADTPVCTLVGPSRALLTGERAALNFLQLLSGVATATRRYVDAIAGTTASILDTRKTLPGLRLAQKYAVRVGGGKNQRLALYDGILIKENHIAAAGGVTAALVAAKRVGGGVSIQVEVETLEQLEEALTAGATSILLDNFDLAAMRAAVEQNRGRAVLEASGGVNFDTVRAIAETGVHRISIGSLTKDIRAVDYSLRVIGAA; from the coding sequence ATGAGCACCCTCATTAATCCATTCGCACCCTTCGACGAAGCGCTGGTGCGCGCCTATGAACAGAACCTTCTCTCCGCCTTGCTGGAGGACGTAGGCACGGGCGACCTTACCGGCCAGCTTGTGCCGGACGGCGCGCGCTCCGTCGCCCGCGTGATCGTGCGCGAAGAGGCCGTGCTGTGCGGCGCTCCCTGGTTCGAAGGCATCATGCATGCCGTGGACCAGGCCATCGGCATCGAGTGGCACTACGCCGAAGGCGACGTGATGAAGGCCGATACGCCGGTCTGCACCCTCGTAGGTCCTTCGCGCGCCCTGCTGACGGGCGAGCGCGCAGCGCTCAACTTCCTGCAGCTGCTGTCCGGCGTGGCCACGGCCACCCGCCGCTATGTGGACGCCATCGCGGGCACCACCGCATCCATCCTCGACACCCGCAAGACGCTGCCCGGCCTGCGCCTGGCGCAGAAGTACGCGGTGCGCGTGGGCGGCGGCAAGAACCAGCGTCTTGCGCTCTACGACGGCATCCTGATCAAGGAGAACCATATCGCTGCCGCAGGCGGTGTGACGGCGGCCCTCGTGGCGGCCAAGCGCGTCGGCGGCGGCGTGTCGATCCAGGTGGAAGTGGAAACGCTGGAACAGCTGGAAGAGGCCCTGACGGCTGGCGCCACCTCGATCCTGCTGGATAACTTCGATCTGGCAGCCATGCGCGCTGCTGTGGAGCAGAATCGCGGCCGCGCCGTACTGGAAGCCTCTGGCGGCGTCAATTTCGACACCGTGCGCGCCATCGCCGAAACCGGCGTGCACCGCATCTCCATCGGCAGCCTGACGAAAGATATCCGCGCCGTCGACTACTCGCTGCGCGTCATCGGTGCTGCCTGA
- a CDS encoding ABC-F family ATPase, with protein MLSTANITMQFGAKPLFENISVKFGDGNRYGLIGANGCGKSTFMKILGGDLEPSSGNVMLDVNERLGKLRQDQFAYEEMRVLDVVMMGHTEMWAAMQERDAIYANPEATDDDYMKAAELEGKVAEYDGYTAEARAGELLLGAGVAIDLHQGPMSAVAPGWKLRVLLAQALFSNPDILLLDEPTNNLDINTIRWLEEVLNERDSTMIIISHDRHFLNQVCTHVADMDYGTLKIYPGNYDDYMLASTQARNQQLANNAKAKEKVAELQDFVRRFSANKSKARQATSRAKMIEKIKVEDIKPSSRAYPFVRFEGEKKLHRLAVEVDSISKTYDRNLFKNFSIMVEAGERIAIIGANGAGKTTMLRCIAGDIAKLQPDTGFVKWAENANVGYMPQDPTEDFATDASLTDWMGQWTKEGDDDQAVRSILGRLLFGGDEVKKSVRVLSGGEKGRMMYGKLMLGRHNVLMLDEPTNHMDMESIESLNIALDKYAGTLIFVSHDREFVSSLANRIIEIKENEVVDFRGNYEDYLKSQGID; from the coding sequence GTGCTATCCACCGCTAATATCACCATGCAGTTCGGCGCCAAGCCGCTGTTCGAAAACATCTCCGTCAAGTTTGGCGATGGCAACCGTTACGGCCTGATCGGGGCCAACGGCTGCGGCAAGTCGACCTTCATGAAAATCCTCGGCGGCGACCTGGAGCCGTCCTCCGGGAACGTGATGCTGGATGTGAACGAGCGCCTGGGCAAGCTGCGCCAGGACCAGTTCGCGTACGAGGAAATGCGCGTGCTGGACGTGGTGATGATGGGCCACACCGAAATGTGGGCCGCCATGCAGGAGCGCGATGCGATCTACGCCAATCCCGAAGCGACCGACGACGATTACATGAAGGCCGCCGAACTGGAAGGCAAGGTCGCCGAATATGACGGCTACACCGCCGAAGCCCGCGCGGGCGAACTGCTGCTGGGCGCTGGCGTGGCCATCGACCTTCACCAGGGCCCCATGAGCGCCGTGGCCCCCGGCTGGAAGCTGCGCGTGCTGCTGGCCCAGGCCCTGTTCTCGAATCCGGACATCCTGCTGCTGGACGAACCGACCAATAACCTGGACATCAACACCATCCGCTGGCTGGAAGAAGTGCTGAACGAGCGCGATTCGACGATGATCATCATCTCGCACGACCGCCACTTCCTGAACCAGGTCTGCACCCACGTGGCGGACATGGACTACGGCACCCTGAAGATCTATCCGGGCAATTACGACGACTACATGCTGGCCTCCACCCAGGCCCGCAACCAGCAGCTGGCCAACAACGCCAAGGCGAAAGAGAAGGTCGCCGAGCTGCAGGACTTCGTGCGCCGCTTCTCGGCCAACAAGTCCAAGGCCCGCCAGGCCACTTCCCGCGCCAAGATGATCGAGAAGATCAAGGTCGAGGACATCAAGCCGTCCTCGCGCGCCTATCCCTTCGTGCGTTTCGAAGGCGAGAAAAAGCTGCACCGCCTGGCCGTGGAAGTCGATTCCATCTCCAAGACCTACGACCGCAATCTGTTCAAGAACTTCAGCATCATGGTGGAAGCGGGCGAACGCATTGCGATTATCGGCGCCAACGGCGCGGGCAAGACCACCATGCTGCGCTGCATCGCGGGCGATATCGCCAAGCTCCAGCCGGACACCGGCTTCGTGAAGTGGGCCGAGAACGCGAACGTGGGCTACATGCCGCAGGATCCGACCGAGGACTTCGCCACCGACGCCTCGCTCACGGACTGGATGGGCCAGTGGACCAAGGAAGGCGACGACGACCAGGCCGTGCGCTCCATCCTCGGCCGCCTGCTGTTCGGCGGCGACGAGGTGAAGAAATCGGTGCGTGTCCTGTCAGGCGGCGAGAAAGGCCGTATGATGTACGGGAAGCTGATGCTGGGCCGTCACAACGTCCTGATGCTGGACGAGCCGACCAACCACATGGACATGGAGTCCATCGAATCGCTCAACATCGCGCTGGACAAGTATGCCGGCACCCTGATCTTCGTGTCGCATGACCGCGAGTTCGTTTCCTCGCTGGCCAACCGCATCATCGAGATCAAGGAGAACGAAGTCGTCGACTTCCGCGGCAACTACGAAGACTATCTGAAGAGCCAGGGTATCGATTAA
- the nadA gene encoding quinolinate synthase NadA, which yields MNTVAVPIKTVEYEKPLLDHNEQGGSCVAHAWARTPAPVNAAEKIALKERIRVLLRERQAVLVAHYYVDADLQDLAEETGGCVSDSLEMARFGRDHPAKTLVVAGVKFMGETAKILSPEKTILMPDLDATCSLDLGCPPEEFAAFCDQHPDRTVVVYANTSAAVKARADWMVTSSIGLDIVKHLHEQGKKILWAPDKHLGSYIQKQTGADMLLWQGSCLVHDEFKGIELDLLKAEHPDAKVLVHPESPANVVAQADVVGSTSQLIAAAVSLPATKFIVATDNGILHKMRMAAPGKTFIEAPTAGNSATCKSCAHCPWMAMNGLRNLADVLENMSNEIHVDPAVGAQAQRSINRMLDFAAAKKAKVAPGADLAKEAKLFEGIGPA from the coding sequence ATGAACACCGTCGCTGTACCGATCAAGACTGTCGAATACGAAAAACCGCTGCTGGACCACAACGAGCAGGGCGGAAGCTGCGTGGCCCACGCCTGGGCGCGCACCCCGGCGCCTGTCAACGCCGCCGAGAAAATCGCCCTGAAAGAGCGCATCCGCGTGCTGCTGCGCGAGCGCCAGGCCGTGCTCGTGGCCCACTACTATGTGGACGCCGACCTGCAGGACCTGGCCGAGGAAACGGGCGGCTGCGTGTCCGACTCGCTGGAGATGGCGCGCTTCGGCCGCGACCATCCGGCGAAAACCCTCGTTGTGGCAGGCGTGAAGTTTATGGGCGAGACCGCGAAGATCCTGAGCCCGGAAAAGACCATCCTCATGCCGGACCTGGACGCAACCTGCTCGCTGGACCTGGGCTGCCCGCCCGAGGAGTTCGCGGCCTTCTGCGACCAGCATCCGGACCGCACCGTGGTGGTGTACGCGAACACCAGCGCCGCCGTGAAGGCGCGCGCGGACTGGATGGTGACGTCCTCCATCGGCCTGGATATCGTCAAGCACCTGCATGAGCAGGGCAAGAAGATCCTGTGGGCGCCGGACAAGCACCTCGGCTCCTACATCCAGAAGCAGACCGGCGCCGACATGCTCCTGTGGCAAGGCTCCTGCCTGGTGCACGACGAATTCAAGGGCATTGAGCTGGACCTGCTGAAGGCCGAGCATCCGGACGCCAAGGTGCTGGTGCACCCAGAGTCGCCCGCCAACGTGGTGGCCCAGGCCGACGTGGTGGGTTCCACCTCCCAGTTGATCGCAGCTGCCGTGAGCCTGCCTGCCACCAAATTCATTGTGGCGACCGACAACGGCATTCTGCACAAGATGCGCATGGCCGCACCGGGCAAGACCTTCATCGAAGCGCCGACAGCAGGCAACAGCGCTACCTGCAAGAGCTGCGCCCACTGTCCGTGGATGGCCATGAACGGCCTGCGCAACCTGGCGGACGTGCTGGAAAACATGAGCAACGAAATCCATGTCGATCCTGCCGTTGGCGCCCAGGCCCAGCGCTCGATCAACCGCATGCTCGATTTCGCCGCCGCCAAAAAGGCCAAGGTGGCGCCCGGCGCCGACCTGGCCAAGGAAGCCAAGCTGTTTGAAGGGATCGGCCCCGCATGA
- the tadA gene encoding tRNA adenosine(34) deaminase TadA — MPDSAEEGFMREALAEARKAWALGEVPVGAVVVKDGEIIARGFNQPIAGHDPTAHAEIVALRAAAAVLGNYRLPGCELYVTLEPCVMCSGAMMHARLARVVYGAADPKTGACGSVVNLFEQERLNHHTETVAGVLAEECGNLLKSFFTERRAAARAGRAAPLDDTGTGT; from the coding sequence ATGCCTGACAGCGCGGAAGAAGGCTTCATGCGCGAGGCCCTGGCCGAGGCGCGCAAGGCCTGGGCGCTGGGCGAGGTGCCGGTGGGTGCCGTGGTGGTGAAGGACGGCGAGATCATCGCGCGCGGCTTCAACCAGCCCATCGCGGGCCATGACCCCACGGCGCACGCCGAAATCGTGGCCCTGCGCGCGGCGGCTGCGGTTCTTGGCAACTACCGCCTGCCGGGCTGCGAGCTTTATGTGACGCTCGAACCCTGCGTGATGTGCTCGGGCGCCATGATGCATGCGCGCCTGGCGCGGGTGGTCTACGGTGCGGCCGATCCGAAGACGGGCGCCTGCGGCTCGGTCGTCAATCTGTTCGAACAGGAGCGCCTGAACCATCACACGGAGACCGTTGCTGGCGTGCTGGCCGAAGAATGCGGTAATCTCCTGAAATCCTTCTTTACCGAACGCCGTGCCGCCGCCCGTGCCGGGCGCGCCGCGCCGCTCGACGACACCGGGACCGGAACTTGA